Proteins from one Streptomyces genisteinicus genomic window:
- a CDS encoding right-handed parallel beta-helix repeat-containing protein: MTKRQFALAGCAVLLTATGIGAAAPAASHHTAVYVVPGQSIQAAVDAARPGDTIHLAPGTFRQSVRITTDNVTLSGTGNLTLLKPAEGTPAKGSCAAAGNGVCVEGERGAPVTGVRVQSLRLEGFTRAGVWANWTDRLTVRRVTSSDNGTWGIAQERSTRSALVRNTVRGNGDAGLFVANTVSEEAGATDTLGTRISGNDMTDNRIGATVRRVRNLVVEHNAVTGNCAGLFLVGDESKPRAGALTVRHNRITANNKSCPASARLPRIQGAGVVLTGTEDVLVERNTVSDNVGDSPFSGGIVLFKSVVGVPGSGNVVRDNVVLRNGKADLANRDTAGTGNRFDANTCGVSEPAGLC, encoded by the coding sequence ATGACAAAACGACAATTCGCCCTCGCCGGCTGCGCGGTCCTCCTCACCGCCACCGGCATCGGCGCAGCCGCCCCGGCCGCCTCCCACCACACGGCCGTGTACGTCGTCCCCGGCCAGTCGATCCAGGCCGCGGTCGACGCGGCCCGGCCCGGCGACACCATTCACCTCGCCCCCGGCACCTTCCGCCAGAGCGTGCGCATCACCACCGACAACGTGACCCTGAGCGGCACCGGGAACCTGACCCTGCTCAAGCCTGCCGAGGGCACCCCGGCCAAGGGCTCCTGCGCCGCCGCCGGCAACGGCGTCTGCGTCGAGGGCGAGCGCGGGGCCCCCGTCACGGGCGTGCGCGTCCAGTCCCTGCGCCTGGAGGGCTTCACCCGGGCCGGCGTGTGGGCGAACTGGACCGACCGTCTGACGGTGCGCCGGGTCACCTCCTCGGACAACGGCACCTGGGGCATCGCCCAGGAGCGCTCCACCCGTTCGGCCCTGGTCCGCAACACCGTGCGCGGCAACGGCGACGCGGGACTCTTCGTCGCCAACACGGTCTCCGAGGAGGCCGGCGCCACCGACACCCTCGGGACCCGGATCAGCGGCAACGACATGACGGACAACCGGATCGGCGCCACCGTCCGGCGGGTGCGCAACCTGGTCGTCGAGCACAACGCGGTCACCGGCAACTGCGCCGGCCTCTTCCTGGTCGGCGACGAGTCCAAGCCCCGCGCAGGGGCCCTGACGGTCCGCCACAACCGGATCACCGCCAACAACAAGTCCTGCCCCGCCTCCGCGCGGCTGCCGCGCATCCAGGGCGCGGGCGTCGTGCTCACCGGCACGGAGGACGTCCTGGTGGAGCGGAACACGGTCTCCGACAACGTCGGAGACTCCCCGTTCTCCGGCGGCATCGTCCTCTTCAAGAGCGTCGTCGGCGTCCCGGGAAGCGGCAACGTCGTCCGCGACAACGTCGTGCTCCGCAACGGCAAGGCGGACCTGGCCAACCGTGACACGGCCGGCACGGGCAACCGCTTCGACGCCAACACGTGCGGCGTCTCCGAGCCCGCCGGACTGTGCTGA
- a CDS encoding beta-ketoacyl synthase N-terminal-like domain-containing protein, with protein MSPDERRRPVVTGMGVVAPNGVGTDAFWKATLEGVSALDRVTREGCGHLPLRIAGEVRGFDAESLVEERFLVQTDRFSHFGMAAADLALADARVPAGAHDGDPYSVGVVTAAGSGGGEFGQRELQRLWGKGSTYVGPYQSIAWFYAASTGQISIRGGFKGPCGVVCSDEAGGLDAIAHAAAAVRRGTDTVVAGSAEAPLAPYSVVCQLGYRELSTAEDPERAYRPFTAGACGFVPAEGGAMVVVEDESAARDRGAPVRAVVAGHAATFTGASRWEESREGLAHAIRGALRQADCAPDEIDVVFADALGLVEADRAEALALADALGPHGTRVPVTAPKSGIGRSYCGAPVLDVAAAVLAMEHGVVPPTPHVHDDVCHDIALVTGTARPAELRTALVLSRGLMGSNAALVLRRAD; from the coding sequence ATGAGTCCCGATGAACGCCGCCGTCCCGTCGTGACGGGCATGGGTGTCGTCGCCCCCAACGGAGTGGGCACGGACGCCTTCTGGAAGGCCACCCTGGAGGGGGTCAGCGCCCTCGACCGGGTCACCCGTGAGGGCTGCGGCCACCTGCCGCTGCGGATCGCGGGCGAGGTCCGGGGCTTCGACGCCGAGTCGCTGGTCGAGGAACGCTTCCTGGTGCAGACGGACCGGTTCAGCCACTTCGGCATGGCCGCGGCCGATCTGGCGCTGGCCGACGCCCGGGTCCCCGCGGGCGCGCACGACGGGGATCCGTACTCCGTCGGCGTGGTCACCGCCGCGGGTTCCGGAGGCGGCGAGTTCGGCCAGCGCGAGCTCCAGCGGCTGTGGGGCAAGGGCTCCACCTACGTGGGGCCGTACCAGTCGATCGCCTGGTTCTACGCGGCGAGCACCGGACAGATATCGATCCGGGGCGGCTTCAAGGGCCCGTGCGGTGTGGTGTGCAGCGACGAGGCCGGCGGCCTCGACGCGATCGCGCACGCCGCGGCGGCGGTGCGGCGCGGCACGGACACCGTGGTGGCCGGCTCCGCCGAGGCCCCGCTGGCGCCCTACTCGGTCGTCTGCCAGCTCGGCTACCGCGAGCTGAGCACCGCCGAGGACCCGGAGCGTGCCTACCGGCCGTTCACCGCGGGCGCCTGCGGCTTCGTGCCGGCCGAGGGCGGCGCGATGGTCGTCGTCGAGGACGAGTCGGCCGCCCGGGACCGCGGGGCGCCGGTGCGCGCGGTCGTGGCGGGTCACGCGGCGACGTTCACCGGGGCTTCCCGGTGGGAGGAGTCGCGCGAGGGGCTCGCGCACGCGATCCGCGGGGCGCTCCGTCAGGCGGACTGCGCGCCCGACGAGATCGACGTCGTGTTCGCCGACGCGCTCGGGCTGGTGGAGGCCGACCGGGCGGAGGCGCTGGCGCTGGCCGACGCGCTCGGTCCGCACGGCACCCGGGTGCCGGTGACGGCGCCCAAGAGCGGCATCGGCCGCTCCTACTGCGGGGCGCCGGTGCTGGACGTGGCGGCCGCGGTGCTGGCGATGGAGCACGGTGTCGTGCCCCCGACGCCGCACGTGCACGACGACGTCTGCCACGACATCGCGCTGGTGACCGGGACCGCCCGGCCGGCCGAGCTGCGCACGGCGCTCGTGCTGAGCCGGGGGCTGATGGGCTCCAACGCGGCTCTGGTGCTGCGGCGCGCCGACTGA
- a CDS encoding SRPBCC family protein, translated as MSGHTENDILIDAPLDLVWDVTNDVDHWPQLFTEYASVEVLERDGDRTVFRLTMYPDDNGKVWSWVSEREADRASLSVRAKRVETGPFQYMNIRWTYEETPQGVRMHWTQDFAMKPDAPVDDEWMTENINRNSRVQMGLIKDRIEQRARVRETAPVTGR; from the coding sequence ATGTCCGGGCACACCGAGAACGACATCCTCATCGACGCCCCGCTCGACCTCGTGTGGGACGTGACCAACGACGTCGACCACTGGCCGCAGCTGTTCACCGAGTACGCCTCGGTCGAGGTGCTCGAACGGGACGGCGACCGGACGGTGTTCCGGCTCACCATGTACCCGGACGACAACGGCAAGGTCTGGAGCTGGGTCTCCGAGCGGGAGGCCGACCGCGCCTCGCTGAGCGTCCGCGCCAAGCGCGTCGAGACCGGTCCCTTCCAGTACATGAACATCCGCTGGACCTACGAGGAGACCCCGCAGGGCGTGCGGATGCACTGGACGCAGGACTTCGCGATGAAGCCGGACGCGCCCGTGGACGACGAGTGGATGACCGAGAACATCAACCGCAACTCGCGCGTCCAGATGGGTCTGATCAAGGACCGCATCGAGCAGCGCGCCCGGGTCCGCGAGACGGCTCCGGTCACCGGGCGCTGA
- a CDS encoding metallophosphoesterase family protein — protein MAVQGGDGTGRLLAVSDLHAAIGDNRRHVDAVRPHSDADWLLVAGDVAETSTDIESTLRILAGRFAKVVWAPGNHELWTVPSDPLRLRGEKRYRHLVEMCRELGVVTPEDPYPVWQGPGGPLTVAPLFVLYDYTFRTPTASSKEEALAQAEEAGVLCTDEFMLDPAPYAGRDAWCRARVMETEERLAAVDPSVPLVLVNHYPLVREPTRVLRHPEFAQWCGTELTADWHVRFRTAAVVYGHLHIPRTTWYDGVRFEEVSLGYPREWRARGMALGTNPCRQIFPEVEKP, from the coding sequence GTGGCCGTGCAGGGCGGTGACGGGACGGGCCGGCTGCTCGCGGTCAGCGACCTCCACGCGGCCATCGGCGACAACCGGCGGCACGTCGACGCGGTGCGGCCCCACTCGGACGCCGACTGGCTCCTGGTCGCGGGCGACGTGGCCGAGACGAGCACGGACATCGAGTCCACCCTGCGCATCCTGGCGGGCCGCTTCGCGAAGGTCGTCTGGGCGCCGGGCAACCACGAGCTGTGGACCGTGCCCTCGGATCCGCTGCGGCTGCGCGGCGAGAAGCGCTACCGCCATCTCGTGGAGATGTGCCGGGAGTTGGGCGTGGTGACGCCCGAGGACCCGTATCCGGTCTGGCAGGGACCCGGCGGACCGCTCACCGTGGCACCGCTGTTCGTGCTCTACGACTACACCTTCCGCACGCCGACGGCGTCGTCCAAGGAGGAGGCCCTGGCGCAGGCCGAGGAGGCGGGCGTGCTGTGCACCGACGAGTTCATGCTCGACCCGGCGCCCTACGCCGGCCGTGACGCCTGGTGCCGGGCCAGGGTGATGGAGACCGAGGAACGGCTCGCGGCGGTCGACCCGTCCGTCCCGCTGGTCCTGGTCAACCACTATCCGCTGGTGCGGGAACCCACCAGGGTCCTGCGGCACCCGGAGTTCGCCCAGTGGTGCGGCACCGAGCTGACCGCGGACTGGCACGTGCGGTTCCGCACGGCCGCCGTCGTCTACGGGCACCTCCACATCCCGCGCACCACCTGGTACGACGGCGTCCGCTTCGAGGAGGTGTCGCTCGGCTACCCGCGGGAGTGGCGCGCCCGCGGCATGGCGCTGGGGACCAACCCGTGCCGCCAGATCTTCCCCGAGGTGGAGAAGCCGTGA
- a CDS encoding TcmI family type II polyketide cyclase, with translation MHHALIVARMAPGSAPDIAEVFAASDGGELPHLVGVNRRSLFQFGDVYLHLIESDRPPGPAIAKVTEHTAFRDVSEQLAAFVSPYDPQTWRSPKDAMATQFYSWQREPRG, from the coding sequence ATGCACCACGCACTGATCGTCGCCCGTATGGCGCCCGGTTCGGCTCCGGACATCGCGGAGGTGTTCGCGGCCTCCGACGGCGGTGAGCTGCCGCACCTCGTCGGCGTCAACCGGCGCAGCCTGTTCCAGTTCGGCGACGTGTACCTGCACCTGATCGAGTCGGACCGCCCGCCGGGCCCCGCCATCGCGAAGGTGACCGAGCACACCGCCTTCCGCGACGTCAGCGAGCAGCTGGCGGCCTTCGTCAGTCCGTACGACCCGCAGACCTGGCGGAGCCCGAAGGACGCGATGGCCACGCAGTTCTACAGCTGGCAGCGCGAGCCGCGCGGCTGA
- a CDS encoding 4'-phosphopantetheinyl transferase family protein, which translates to MIEDILPPGIRFAEAFDDAGAPDWFPEEEAAVARAVAKRRGEFATVRRLARTALGELGVPRMPLLPGRRGAPQWPAGIVGSMTHCAGYRGAVATRGTEFVSVGIDAEPHEALPEGVLDVVARPEELEHLAAWPARGAGVSADRLLFSAKESVFKTWYPLTGRELGTEEASITFTCETAVSGSFTARLLVPGPVVGGRRADLFTGRWTARRGLLLTAVALPAVRISAHTAYDGPARLPAC; encoded by the coding sequence GTGATCGAGGACATCCTGCCCCCGGGCATACGGTTCGCCGAGGCGTTCGACGATGCCGGGGCACCCGACTGGTTCCCCGAGGAGGAGGCGGCGGTCGCGCGGGCGGTGGCGAAGCGCCGCGGCGAGTTCGCGACCGTGCGCCGCCTCGCCCGGACGGCGCTCGGGGAACTCGGCGTGCCGCGGATGCCGCTGCTGCCCGGGAGGCGGGGGGCGCCGCAGTGGCCCGCCGGGATCGTCGGCAGCATGACCCACTGCGCCGGGTACCGGGGAGCGGTGGCGACGCGGGGCACCGAGTTCGTCTCGGTCGGCATCGACGCCGAGCCGCACGAGGCGCTCCCCGAGGGCGTGCTGGACGTCGTGGCCCGCCCCGAGGAGCTGGAACACCTGGCCGCCTGGCCCGCGCGGGGCGCCGGGGTCAGCGCGGACCGGCTGCTGTTCAGCGCGAAGGAGTCCGTCTTCAAGACCTGGTACCCGCTGACCGGGCGGGAACTGGGCACCGAGGAGGCGTCGATCACCTTCACCTGCGAGACGGCGGTGTCCGGCTCCTTCACCGCCCGGCTGCTGGTGCCGGGCCCCGTGGTGGGCGGGCGGCGCGCGGACCTCTTCACGGGCCGCTGGACGGCCCGGCGGGGGCTGTTGCTGACGGCGGTGGCGCTGCCCGCCGTCCGGATCTCCGCGCACACGGCGTACGACGGCCCGGCACGGCTGCCCGCCTGCTGA
- a CDS encoding methyltransferase, with amino-acid sequence MTTAPTTQPQDAMRLRELVFGAACAAAVRATARLGVADALDDTPLSAEDLAAAVKTDARALRRLLRALTCYGVFSEEPDGRFAHTDMSRQLREDDPRSLRWIALWCTEPWTWAAWPKLDEAVRTGDSVFEGLFGKEFFPYLHEDAQESAHVFNRAMTTSSVQSARDVAELLDLTGASSVADIGGGQGHVLASLLEKHPGMRGTLLDLPGVVERADPRLRDGGALAGRVDVVPGDCREAVPVEADVYVIKNILEWDDESTRRTLGNVIAAARPGARVVVIENLVDDSPSMRFTTAMDLMLLLNVGGAKHTRASMESRMREAGLVLGEVRPVNAYLHAFESVVPG; translated from the coding sequence ATGACCACCGCACCCACCACCCAGCCCCAGGACGCCATGCGCCTGCGGGAGCTCGTCTTCGGGGCGGCCTGCGCCGCCGCCGTGCGGGCCACCGCCCGCCTCGGCGTCGCCGACGCCCTCGACGACACGCCGCTGTCCGCCGAGGACCTGGCCGCGGCCGTCAAGACCGACGCACGGGCGCTGCGGCGCCTGCTGCGGGCGCTCACCTGCTACGGAGTCTTCAGCGAGGAGCCGGACGGCCGCTTCGCCCACACCGACATGTCCCGCCAGCTCCGCGAGGACGACCCCCGGAGCCTGCGCTGGATCGCCCTGTGGTGCACCGAGCCGTGGACCTGGGCCGCCTGGCCCAAGCTCGACGAGGCGGTGCGCACCGGCGACAGCGTCTTCGAGGGCCTGTTCGGCAAGGAGTTCTTCCCGTACCTCCACGAGGACGCCCAGGAGTCCGCCCACGTCTTCAACCGGGCCATGACCACCTCCAGCGTCCAGTCCGCGCGGGACGTCGCCGAACTCCTCGACCTCACCGGGGCGTCGAGCGTCGCCGACATCGGCGGCGGCCAGGGCCATGTGCTCGCCAGCCTGCTGGAGAAGCACCCCGGGATGCGCGGCACCCTGCTCGACCTGCCGGGCGTCGTCGAGCGCGCCGACCCCCGGCTGCGCGACGGCGGGGCGCTCGCCGGACGGGTGGACGTCGTCCCGGGCGACTGCCGCGAGGCCGTCCCCGTGGAGGCCGACGTCTACGTCATCAAGAACATCCTCGAATGGGACGACGAGAGCACCCGCCGCACCCTGGGCAACGTCATCGCCGCGGCCCGCCCCGGGGCGAGGGTCGTCGTCATCGAGAACCTGGTCGACGACTCGCCCTCCATGCGCTTCACGACCGCCATGGACCTGATGCTGCTGCTCAACGTCGGGGGCGCCAAGCACACCCGGGCGAGCATGGAGAGCCGGATGAGGGAGGCCGGTCTCGTCCTGGGCGAGGTGCGCCCCGTCAACGCCTACCTCCACGCCTTCGAGAGCGTCGTCCCCGGCTGA
- the hemC gene encoding hydroxymethylbilane synthase, with the protein MTVPELIRIVSRSSPMALAQVERVRAELTALHPGLRTEVVPVVTTGDRWMGDLSQVDGKGAFTKEVDAALLAGEADLAVHCVKDIPADRPLPAGTVFAAFLERDDIRDALVHPGGLTLDELPAGTRIGTSSVRRAAQLAASHPHLECVPMRGNANRRLEKLHAGEADALLLAVSGLERIGRADVVTQVLSAETMCPPIGAGVLALQCREDDTEVIDAVSGLGDPDAHRETTAERMLLHVLQGHCNSPIAGYARAERNGDLSLRAKVFTPDGKTVLNAHEWAGPLDPATLGTSVAVALLRQGARELIDSIPH; encoded by the coding sequence ATGACCGTGCCCGAGCTGATCCGCATCGTCTCCCGTTCCTCCCCCATGGCCCTGGCCCAGGTGGAACGCGTCCGCGCCGAACTGACGGCGCTTCACCCGGGCCTGCGCACCGAGGTCGTCCCGGTGGTGACCACCGGTGACCGCTGGATGGGTGATCTCTCGCAGGTCGACGGAAAGGGTGCGTTCACCAAGGAGGTGGACGCCGCGCTGCTGGCGGGCGAGGCCGATCTCGCCGTGCACTGCGTCAAGGACATCCCCGCCGACCGGCCGCTGCCCGCCGGGACGGTGTTCGCCGCCTTCCTGGAGCGCGACGACATCCGCGACGCCCTGGTGCACCCCGGCGGGCTGACCCTCGACGAGCTGCCAGCCGGGACCCGCATCGGCACCTCCTCGGTGCGGCGCGCCGCGCAGCTCGCCGCCTCCCACCCGCACCTGGAGTGCGTGCCGATGCGGGGCAACGCGAACCGGCGGCTGGAGAAGCTGCACGCGGGCGAGGCCGACGCGCTGCTGCTGGCCGTGTCGGGCCTCGAGCGCATCGGCCGCGCCGATGTCGTCACCCAGGTGCTGTCGGCGGAGACCATGTGCCCGCCGATCGGCGCCGGCGTCCTCGCCCTCCAGTGCCGCGAGGACGACACGGAGGTCATCGACGCGGTGAGCGGCCTCGGCGACCCGGACGCCCATCGCGAGACCACCGCCGAACGGATGCTGCTGCACGTCCTCCAGGGGCACTGCAACAGCCCGATCGCGGGATACGCGCGGGCGGAGCGCAACGGCGACCTGTCGCTGCGGGCGAAGGTCTTCACCCCCGACGGCAAGACGGTGCTCAACGCGCACGAATGGGCCGGTCCGCTGGACCCGGCGACCCTGGGCACCTCGGTCGCCGTGGCGCTGCTGCGCCAGGGCGCGCGGGAACTGATCGACTCCATCCCGCACTGA
- a CDS encoding beta-ketoacyl-[acyl-carrier-protein] synthase family protein: protein MNRRVAVTGVGIVAPGGVGAPAFWNLLADGRTATRGITLFDPAGFRSRIAAEVDFDPAVHGLDAQQVRRADRYVQFAMVAAREALTDAGLDMAKQDPWRVGVSMGTAVGGTTRLEHDYVAVSSSGRRWDVDHSEAGPHLHRAFSPSALASEVAEQTGAHGPVQTVSTGCTSGLDAIGYAFQAIAEGRVDVCVAGASDSPISPITVACFDAIRATSANNDDPEHASRPFDAHRDGFVMGEGGAVLVLEELEHARARGATVYCEVGGYATFGNAHHMTGLTREGLEMARAIDSALDQARLDGSDVDYVNAHGSGTQQNDRHETAAVKRSLGAHAYEVPMSSIKSMVGHSLGAIGAIEVVACVLAMDRQVVPPTANYETPDPECDLDYVPRTARAAKLRTVLSVGSGFGGFQSAVVLTRPGGRTR, encoded by the coding sequence GTGAACCGACGTGTGGCGGTGACCGGCGTCGGCATCGTCGCACCCGGTGGCGTGGGTGCCCCGGCGTTCTGGAACCTGCTGGCGGACGGCCGGACCGCGACGCGGGGGATCACCCTCTTCGACCCGGCCGGCTTCCGCTCGCGGATCGCGGCCGAGGTGGACTTCGACCCCGCGGTCCACGGCCTCGACGCCCAGCAGGTCCGACGGGCCGACCGGTACGTGCAGTTCGCCATGGTCGCGGCCCGTGAGGCGCTCACCGACGCCGGTCTGGACATGGCGAAGCAGGACCCGTGGCGGGTCGGGGTGTCGATGGGCACCGCGGTCGGCGGCACGACCCGGCTGGAGCACGACTACGTGGCGGTGAGCAGTTCGGGCCGTCGCTGGGACGTGGACCACAGCGAGGCGGGGCCGCATCTGCACCGGGCCTTCTCGCCCAGTGCGCTGGCCTCCGAGGTGGCCGAGCAGACCGGTGCCCACGGCCCGGTGCAGACCGTCTCCACGGGCTGCACCTCGGGCCTGGACGCGATCGGCTACGCCTTCCAGGCCATCGCGGAGGGCCGGGTGGACGTCTGTGTCGCCGGCGCTTCCGACTCGCCGATCTCCCCGATCACCGTGGCCTGCTTCGACGCGATCCGGGCGACCTCGGCCAACAACGACGACCCGGAGCACGCCTCGCGTCCCTTCGACGCGCACCGCGACGGGTTCGTGATGGGCGAGGGCGGCGCGGTGCTGGTCCTGGAGGAGCTGGAGCACGCCAGGGCGCGCGGTGCGACGGTGTACTGCGAGGTCGGCGGCTACGCCACCTTCGGCAACGCGCACCACATGACCGGGCTGACCCGTGAGGGCCTGGAGATGGCCCGGGCCATCGACAGCGCGCTGGACCAGGCCCGTCTCGACGGGTCGGACGTCGACTACGTCAACGCCCACGGTTCCGGCACCCAGCAGAACGACCGGCACGAGACGGCCGCCGTGAAGCGCTCCCTCGGGGCGCACGCGTACGAGGTGCCGATGAGTTCCATCAAGTCGATGGTGGGGCACTCGCTGGGCGCGATCGGCGCCATCGAGGTCGTCGCCTGCGTGCTGGCGATGGACCGGCAGGTGGTCCCGCCGACGGCGAACTACGAGACGCCCGACCCCGAGTGCGATCTCGACTACGTGCCGCGCACCGCCCGGGCGGCGAAGCTGCGGACCGTGCTGTCCGTGGGCAGCGGGTTCGGCGGGTTCCAGTCCGCGGTGGTGCTGACGCGGCCAGGTGGGAGGACACGATGA
- a CDS encoding cupin domain-containing protein, whose product MTTTHRIVDLGETQPNRRRGGDLRAMLTPTEVGATSGFMGLAIVEPGDRIGEHYHPYSEEFVYVVAGELEVDLDGETFPIRTDQGLMIPPYVRHRFRNVGSAEARMVFHLGPLAPRPELGHVDTEETPQARDAAQPTGAVS is encoded by the coding sequence ATGACCACAACGCATCGCATCGTCGACCTCGGCGAGACCCAGCCCAACCGCCGGCGCGGAGGCGACCTGCGCGCCATGCTCACCCCCACCGAGGTGGGCGCCACGAGCGGCTTCATGGGCCTGGCGATCGTGGAGCCCGGCGACCGGATCGGGGAGCACTACCACCCGTACTCCGAGGAGTTCGTCTACGTCGTCGCCGGCGAGCTGGAAGTCGACCTGGACGGCGAGACGTTCCCGATCCGCACGGACCAGGGGCTCATGATCCCGCCGTACGTCCGTCACCGGTTCCGCAACGTGGGCTCGGCGGAGGCCCGGATGGTCTTCCATCTCGGTCCGCTGGCGCCGCGTCCGGAGCTCGGGCACGTCGACACGGAGGAGACGCCGCAGGCGCGGGACGCCGCACAGCCCACGGGGGCGGTTTCGTGA
- a CDS encoding ROK family protein — translation MTTVYGALDIGGTKIAGALVDSAGTVVVRAQRPTPAREPAPALMAAVDEVLGELAEDPRWDAVSALGIASAGPVDTSAGTVSPVNIPGWRRFPLVDRVAAHPRLARCARPVLAGDAVAMTAAEHWRGAARGVANALCMVVSTGVGGGLVLGGSVHFGRTGNAGHIGHISVDLDGAVCPCGAPGCVEGLASGTAILAHARQAGWAPPPGTAADAAAVAASARAGDPRALAAYERAAQALAAAIAATAALVELDLVVIGGGVAQAGEVLFAPLRRRLAEYAVLDFTRGLPVVPAGLALDAGLVGAAAVAAAVVSRPPAGARTGAVPTAPAPALRTGAGAVLGTGA, via the coding sequence GTGACGACGGTGTACGGCGCACTGGACATCGGAGGCACGAAGATCGCGGGGGCGCTCGTCGACTCGGCGGGGACGGTCGTGGTGCGCGCGCAGCGCCCCACCCCCGCACGGGAGCCGGCCCCGGCTCTCATGGCAGCCGTGGACGAGGTCCTGGGCGAACTCGCCGAGGATCCCCGGTGGGACGCCGTGTCCGCGCTGGGCATCGCGAGCGCCGGTCCCGTCGACACCTCCGCGGGCACGGTGAGTCCCGTCAACATCCCCGGCTGGCGCCGCTTCCCGCTCGTCGACCGGGTGGCCGCCCACCCGCGTCTGGCACGCTGCGCGCGGCCCGTCCTCGCGGGCGACGCGGTGGCGATGACCGCGGCGGAGCACTGGCGCGGCGCCGCCCGGGGAGTGGCCAACGCACTGTGCATGGTGGTCTCCACGGGTGTGGGCGGCGGGCTGGTCCTCGGCGGGTCGGTCCACTTCGGGCGCACCGGGAACGCCGGCCACATCGGCCACATCTCCGTCGACCTGGACGGGGCGGTGTGCCCGTGCGGGGCCCCCGGCTGCGTGGAGGGCCTGGCCAGCGGGACGGCGATCCTCGCCCATGCCCGGCAGGCGGGCTGGGCCCCGCCGCCGGGCACCGCCGCGGACGCGGCGGCCGTCGCGGCATCGGCCCGTGCGGGCGATCCGCGGGCCCTGGCGGCCTACGAGCGGGCCGCGCAGGCCCTGGCGGCGGCGATCGCCGCGACCGCGGCGCTGGTCGAACTCGACCTGGTGGTGATCGGCGGGGGCGTGGCGCAGGCGGGCGAGGTCCTGTTCGCACCGCTGCGACGGCGACTGGCGGAGTACGCGGTGCTCGACTTCACCCGCGGCCTGCCCGTCGTCCCGGCCGGACTCGCCCTGGACGCGGGGCTGGTGGGCGCGGCGGCGGTGGCCGCGGCCGTGGTCTCCCGTCCCCCGGCCGGGGCGCGGACGGGGGCGGTCCCGACGGCACCGGCACCGGCACTCAGGACCGGCGCGGGGGCAGTCCTGGGTACGGGCGCCTGA
- a CDS encoding acyl carrier protein: MTAQHAQPAQLTVTELTALMKKGAGITVDAAAMDRDPDTPFEAYGLDSLGLLGIVGELENRYGRALPPDADRCRTPREFLDLVNDSLMAGA; the protein is encoded by the coding sequence ATGACCGCACAGCACGCACAGCCCGCACAGCTGACCGTCACGGAGCTGACGGCCCTGATGAAGAAGGGCGCCGGCATCACCGTCGACGCCGCAGCGATGGACCGCGACCCCGACACCCCGTTCGAGGCCTACGGCCTCGACTCGCTGGGCCTGCTGGGCATCGTCGGCGAGCTGGAGAACCGGTACGGCCGGGCGCTGCCGCCCGACGCCGACCGCTGCAGGACCCCGCGCGAGTTCCTCGATCTCGTGAACGACTCTCTGATGGCAGGAGCCTGA